From one Planococcus citri chromosome 3, ihPlaCitr1.1, whole genome shotgun sequence genomic stretch:
- the LOC135838436 gene encoding lachesin-like: MEYFYHGLMLNEIQLCIIFLFVCFNLISGYPPGLNQPPDFIQPIANQTVPLGRDATFTCLVLNLGGYRIGWVKTDSKAIQAIHDHVITHNPRVWVSNNDQSTWNLHIKNVQEEDRGQYMCQINTDPMKSQIGYLDVVIPPDIVYEETSSDMMVPEGGSVKLVCKARGYPKPHITWRREDNEEIIKKEAGAKERVNIHEGEVLKLVRLSRTEMGAYLCIASNGIPPSVSKRITISVHFHPVIQVPNQLVGAPYGTNVTLECYVEAYPKPIIYWDRESGGMIATNEKYETTYEHRSQFETKMTLVVKNFQPSDIGSYKCNAKNSVGDVESSIRLYEIPGPTRHTNYVYEDDVDYSDKHNNRKNEVINGYSYHPKNNAANKVNHSTKFSPNNGSTLHDHATIIFAFLAMKFSLL; this comes from the exons GATTAAATCAACCGCCAGATTTTATTCAACCTATCGCCAATCAAACTGTACCATTGGGGAGAGATGCTACATTCACTTGCTTAGTTTTAAACCTCGGCGGATACAGG ATTGGCTGGGTGAAAACAGATTCTAAAGCTATACAAGCAATACATGATCACGTAATTACACATAATCCAAGAGTTTGGGTATCGAATAACGATCAATCAACTTGGAATCTTCATATAAAGAACGTTCAAGAAGAAGATAGAGGTCAATATATGTGTCAAATTAATACCGATCCGATGAAAAGTCAG ATCGGTTACTTAGACGTGGTGATTCCTCCCGATATAGTATACGAAGAAACTTCCAGTGATATGATGGTACCAGAGGGTGGATCAGTCAAACTGGTTTGCAAAGCTAGAGGTTACCCTAAGCCACATATAACGTGGCGTCGCGAAGATAATgaggaaataataaaaaaagaggCAGGAGCAAAAGAAAGAG taAACATTCACGAAGGCGAAGTGTTGAAGTTGGTGCGATTGAGTCGAACAGAAATGGGAGCTTATCTTTGTATAGCATCAAACGGAATACCACCATCAGTTAGCAAAAGGATTACAATCAGCGTCCACT ttcaCCCAGTCATTCAAGTTCCTAATCAGCTTGTGGGAGCACCTTACGGTACCAATGTTACGTTAGAATGCTACGTTGAAGCGTATCCCAAACCAATTATTTATTGGGATAGAGAATCAG GTGGAATGATTGctacaaatgaaaaatacgaaacaACCTACGAACACAGGTCACAATTTGAAACTAAAATGACCCTCGTGGTGAAGAATTTCCAACCAAGTGACATAGGCTCGTATAAATGCAACGCGAAAAATTCTGTTGGAGATGTAGAAAGCAGTATCAGACTTTATG AAATTCCAGGTCCGACCAGACATACAAATTATGTTTACGAAGATGACGTAGACTATTCAGACAAACACAATAATCGTAAAAACGAAGTTATCAACGGTTATTCGTACCATCCAAAAAATAATGCCGCCAATAAAGTGAACCATTCGACGAAATTTTCTCCCAATAATGGTTCAACGTTACACGACCATGCAACCATCATatttgcttttttggcaatgaaATTTTCGTTGTTGTAA